Genomic window (Planococcus sp. MSAK28401):
GTTGCTCGGGATAAGTGACACGATGGTTTCAGGCGCTTGCTCGAATTCGAGTTCTTCGCCGCGGTCATCGGTGACGGTGTACGGTGCGTCGCTTGCAGTTTCAGTTGACGATTCTTCTGTTGTTTCTTCTGTAGCTGGTGCTTCGGCAGTATCATCTTGGCAAGCACCGAGTGTTAAAGCGAGTGGAATGCTGAGTAAGAGAAATGATTTGATTTTCACGAGTGAGTCTCCTTTTTCTTCATGCGTTTTGTTGGATAGGATTTGCTGACAAACCGGATTTCATCGACGCTGTGCCGTTTATTGGCGTAGACAGCCATCACGAAAAAGACATTTGCGAGCAGGTTGGCATAGTCCATCAAATGCTCCGGTACTTCGCGCTCAAGCGTTACGTGGTGAAGGGCACGGACGGACTTTTTCGCTTCACTGCGGCATACGTGAAGAATGCATGCACCGTGCGTTCCTTGCGGCAGGACGAACTGGTCGATTTCTTCTTTCACTTCCGCCACGTAACGGTCGTACAAGTCACTGAGATCGGCGAGGTCTTGTTCGGTAATGGCGAGTTTCCCGCGCACCGAGCCGTTCAAGTGATAAACCATCGGCTGCAGGTAACGCAAATCATCGATGATTTGCAGGTTGTCATTGACTGATATGGCTTCGCCGATGCTCGTCGTCAAGGAATCGGTGCGGATCTCGAAATCGACCGTTGAAGCACTTTCCCTCATGAACGGGTAGCACAAATAGCGCATGTCTTTTTTCATCTGTTCACCTCCAAAATAGTGTCCGTAAATATCAGCAGACGTATCGCTTTCAAAAAAGAGACAAAAAAAGCCACTCTCAACGAAGAGAGTGGCACGATTGCGAATATCCAGCACAAAGCTGTCCATAGGAAAAAGTTGCCGTAGATCCTCTTATCTTCCGAAGAGCAAAAATACGTTCAGAAAAAGGTAGGTCTCCTGGCTTGTGCATCGCTTTACTCTAAGGCCTTCCCGGGTCTCCCCAGTGGCATCTCTTATTTCATACGCACTTACAGTTGCGGAAACAGCTCCGGATTTTCACCGGATTCCCTGTTACGCTGACGAATCAGCACCTTTTTCCTGCATGATTATTTACTTAGTTTCAGTGTAGCACTTTTGATTTGAGTTTAGGAGGGCTGGACGAAAATGTTTGGAGCATAAGTCGACAGAATAGGGGGAGGGGGATGAAAGTTTTATCAGCTGGGCATAGGGTCTATTTTTTGAGGGTAATTGAACAATAGTAGGAAAGTGAGTGGTATTGCAAAACTTCAAGGAGGGGAACTATGGAAAATCACAATGGCCTGACATGTCCATTTTGCCAATCGGAAATGAAAAAAGGATTTATACAGAGTGGCACAAGACTCGCGTGGGTGCCGAAAGTATCCAAACTGAGTGCTGAACCGAGCCTGACTAAAGGTTCTGTATTGTTATCGGAACAAAGCCGTTTTTCCATTAATCATGTCGATGCTTTTCTGTGTGAATCATGCAAGAAGGTCATCATTGATTATGAAAGCAATGAACAAGAACAATAACATGTATTCACTTGAGAAAAATAGCAGATCAGTTTTTCCATCAAAATAAGAAAAAGAGTAGCGACGTCGCTGCTCTTTTTTGCTTTGAATAAATGAAGTGTTCAAGTCATTAATTGCAGATTTGATCAGTAGCGGCTGTACAGCCAACACTTCCTACAAGCGCACATATCGCAGCAAGTCCGAGACCGCCAAGGCCTGTTGTGATTCCTAAAGCGCCAGCAAGAGCGTAACACGCCACACCGCCGCCCGTTCCGCAAAGAGCGCCTACTGCATATTCACAAAAAGAAGCATACGCAGTGAATTCGTTGCCATTTTCACTGGCATTTTGACTAGCGCCTTTGATATTCTTTTCTGCATTGGCCACAAAATCTTCATGGCTTACTTCTAAGCCATCTTGATCCAACAGGCCTCCTTCATTATCGACCGTTACGTTGTAAACTTCAGTTTGTTTTCCGTCTAGGTTGAAGACTGCCTGGATGTTGATGTTGTCGTCATCCATTTGTTTAGCAAAGAGGGCTTGGTCTGTGATGACATCACGGTTTGCCACATCATATGTGAATTGTACGTAAGCCAAGTTTTCGCTTTGTTTAGCAAGTTCATCGAAGATAAATTCGACATATGCGATATCGCCTTTAGGACCTGGGACTGTGTTGATGATGATGTTATCAGTGGAGATGGCATTGATTTTACTGATCTTTTTATAAACTTGGTATTCATCCGTTTTTTTCAAGGTATTTCTGATTTGATTAAATTCCTTTTGACTAACATTTGAGGTCCCTTTTTCAAACATTGGTCCTTCAGCTTGAGCAGCGCCTACAGAACTGAATGCTGATGAAACCAAAAGAATGGCCACTGCTACTAACATGAAGACTTTCTCAAACGATTTAATCGACATAGTTAACCTGCCTCCTAATTTTTTCTCTTTTGTGATATAAGCATGAAAGAAACAACCAAGGCGAAAATAAACAGAAACAACACAATGCCTAATTCCAAATTCGTGTCAAACATGTGCCTCCCCTCCTTCTCAAATGTGTCTTTACTATAATTTCCAATTATTTAACTTTTAAACTTATTTTTTGAAAATTAAAAATAATTATAAAAAAATAAATAGCCATAAAGCATTCCGAATGAGAACGTGCTTCCCTTTTTCTTGCCCACATTATTGATAAGGGGCAGCAGAAGCGGTCTGTCATTTATTAGTTGATCAACATACGTGTTATAATACCGCTAACTAGAGTAGAGGAGGAGTTCAACATGCTACCAACAAATTTGACAGAAGCGTTAAACGCTCAATTCAATAACGAACTTCAGGCAGCACATGCGTACATAGCGATGGCCTCGTACTTTTCAGGAAAAGGGTATCACGGATTTGCCAACTTCTATTTGATCCAATCACGAGAAGAACATGTACACGCGATGAAATTCTATCATTATTTGGTAACGATGGATGAACAGCCCGTACTCCAGGCGTTAACAGAGCCAAGAAACGAATATGAAAATGCTTTGGATGTTGTGGAAGCGTCACTTGCACAGGAAAAGTCAGTGACGGCAAACATCTATAAATTGGTAAGCTTGGCGGACGAACTGCAGGAACATGCTACGCTTTCATTTTTGGATTGGTTCATCGAAGAGCAAATGGAAGAAGAAAAAATGTTCCGCGACATGATCATTCGCATAAAAGGCATCGAAGAAGGCGGCGAGTATTTCCTGAAAATGGACGACGAGTTTGCCGCAAGAAAACTGGAAGAATAATTGGGTAGAAAACAAACAGCACACGGCTTAGCGTGTGCTGTTTGCTTTCATGGAAAGAAGTGGTGGGCTATTGAAGAAAATCGGATTCTACCGATGCAACTTGACCGCCATTTGAGTAATCAAATAGTAATCGGTCTTGCTCTTTAAGTTGAGGATCTTCTGAAATCAATAACACAGCATGTTGTTCTCCATCAGTGATAGTAGCGGGGAGCTTGCTGATTTTGTTTTTCTCCCACTCTTTGGGAGAGTTCACATTAGAAACATTGAGCAAATAAGCTTCTTTTATTGAAATGCCGCCAACTTTAACGGCTGCTAACTTTGTGCCGTTAGGGATATCTTCAGGGGTAAAAACAATTTTCATGTAATAGTCGGAGGCTTGCTGGTATTCTGAGATCTCAGTGACCAAGAAATCTGCTTCATTAGAACAACCTGACATCAAAAATAGTACTCCGAATACCCCGATGATAGACTTTTTCATATAGTTCCTCCAAAAGAATTTTGGTGTGTCTCCGTTTACCAAGGTTGTTTAAATGAACCTTCGGGTTAGTGTAGCTGCGGATGAGACAGCAAGCACAGCAAGATGACTAACATAAGACGCTAAGAAAATTTTTTTACACATTCGCTCCCATATTTACAGCGACTGCTCTCAAAGAAAGCTATTAAGAACTTGAAAAGTAAGAAGTGAGGTCGTGTATTTCAAACAGAGAGCGATCATCATTTAGCAAAACTTCATAAGTGTATTCTTTTCCCTGCTCATTTTTCACGATAACTACATACCTTCCTTGACCATAATTATAGTTAGTACCACCGTGAAATAAAGGCTCATTTTCATCATAAGAGTTTGCTACTTCTACAGCTGCATAATGAAAGACAGCCATTTCATTTTCTTTATGCTCACTATACAGATATGTCGACCCAAGGATGATTCCGATAAGCAATACAGAGATGAAAAATATGGCGAAGATTCTTTTCATGAACTGTGCTCCTAGGTTTTATTTTACGGCTGCTTTTAATTATTTACGAATACTGATAATGGCCGATTGTCGATACTGTCCTCATTTTCTATTACAATAAGTACTTCAAAAAAATTGGCTGGCACGGACCCAGTGAAATACCGAGCTCATGACAGCCAATTCGCTTCATAGCCTTAAACTCTAGCTTTAAGGGCTCGCTAGCTACCCAATCACTTTTTTTACGTTAGTTTAGTTAACCATTAGTCCCCATCCCTCTGTGTATCCATCATAGGGCTTACATAATTCGTCCAATCGTTTTTGTATCGCAATTATCTCTTCGTACTTTAAAAGCATGGTGATAAAACAATAACAAGTCCATTCTTCCATTTCCTCATCTTGTTCTAATTCACAAGTAAATCCATCACTTCTTAATGTTTCTAAAACAACTTCACCACTCTTTTGATCCGGAACTGCTATCACAAAATCAAGGTTTTGTGGTTCTTTAAAATCGACACCTTGTTTATATAACATTTTCAATACTTGTCCATCTTCATCGTTAGGAAATACTGTCATGTTTTCGTCTCCTTCAGTTCTTGAGTAGTGAATTATTTCTCATTAATTTTTACCGCTTTTTACAATTAAACTACTTCATCAGGAAGGTAATCAAGAAAAAACGTCGATCATTTTAATTAATAGTCAAATTCATAAATTTTCATGATACACCTTGACTTAAGGAATGATCATTTTCTAACCAATCAATAATTAAATCGACAATGATTTCTTGTTGTTCACTAACGGTGATCTGAGCCTCATTGTCGCCAGACTGACTACCATACACGCCAAAATAAGCGTGGTTTCCGCCTGGAATTTCAATGAAATCTGTTGTTTCCGGTAAGTTCGAGCTGTTTTCCTTAATTTTTTCAGGAGTACTTAATCCGTCTTCTGAACCGCTTATGGATAAAACGGGTAAGTTGGATTCACTTAAATAGTCATTGCTTGCTGCGTATGCCCCAAGCAATATGAGTCCGTTGACACGATCTAAATGTTGATCGGCATACATAGCGGCTGCTGCGCCTCCCATGGAATGGCCCGAAACATACCATTCGATGCTGTCGTCACTTTCGATCATTTCATCAGCTTTTGACACATCTAGAATTGATAAATTTAACCTGACTGAAGGTATGGCGACTGTGATATTTTGCTTTGATAATTCTTGTGCCAAATAGCCGTATGCTTCAGGTTCGACTTTTGCACCAGGATAGAGAATCAAACCTTTTTCTGCATTTTCTGCTCTATAGATATACCATCCGTCCTCGGGTTCTATAACTCCCTCCATTTCGATTTGATCATCATCTACCGCTTCAAATGTATTTTGAGACCATATAAAAAAGATGGTGAAGCTCAGAATTACGAGTAAAGCCAATGTGAAAAGCGAGATGAATAGGGTTTTTTTGTTTAGAATTTTTTTCATCCTTATTACCGAATTATTCCTAATCCAATCAAGTAGAAAGATATAGACAATCCACTAATTAGGACTATAAATAATTTTCCTTTCTGGGTTTTTTGAAAGTATTAATTTAATTCGTATTAAATTAAAGCTTCGTCCAACTTAAGTATGGATATTAAAGGGATGCAATTACTAATATGCAACTGTTAATCTTTCACTTTTCCTTTGAAATATAGGTGCAAGCGCAAAAAAAGCAGCCGAAGTTACTCTTGCCTAGAAGGTTTGCTAAACAATTTGCTCTTGAAGCCAAGAAATTTTGAGAGCAATTCGAAAGGTGCTTTATTTCTCTTTTTGCTCCGAATCTTTTCTATAGTTAGCTTTTAAGGTTGTATTAATATTAATTAAAGCCATTAATATGAGAGCGTAAAATATCTTGTGTAAATGAATAAATAGAAAAAGGAAGACCTTTTCTTGTAGAATTAAGTCACCACAACCAATTCACAGAAAAGAGGCCTTCCCTATGACTCAGTTTACAACAGATATTATGCAAGCTCTAGTAAAAAAAGAAGACATCTCCGAAGTTTTTCGCAAACATTTGGAGACGGCGGTGAATACACTTCTTCAAACGGAACTAACAGCGTTCCTGGATTACGAAAAATACGACCGCATCGGGTTTAATTCCGGCAACTCACGCAATGGTGTCTACACGCGGACACTCCATACGGAGTATGGGGATTTAGAGCTTTCGATGCCACGGGACCGGAACGGCGAATTCAACCAACAGACGGTCGCTCCGTACAAGCGCTCAAACGATACGCTGGAAGCCTTCGTTATTCACATGTTTCAAAAAGGCGTGACCATGTCCGAGATTTCGGACCTGATCGAGAAAATGTACGGCCATCATTACACGCCACAAACCATTTCCAATATGACGAAAGTCATGAGCGAACAGGTCGAGGCGTTTAAATCTCGTCCGTTAGAACAGCGTTACGCGTGTGTCTATCTGGATGCAACTTACATTGCCCTCAAGCGCGACACGGTCTCGAAGGAAGCCGTCTATATTACGATTGGCATCCGAGAGGACGGCTCAAAAGAAGTCTTGGCCTATACAGTGGCACCTACGGAATCCGCATTTGTTTGGGAAGAAGTCCTGTTGGACTTGAAAGAGCGCGGTGTCGAAGAGGTGCTTTTGTTTATCTCCGACGGCTTAAAAGGCATCACTGATCGCATCTTCGCGGTCTTTCCCGATGCTCAATATCAGGCGTGCTGCGTCCACTTGTCGCGTGGGATCCGCCACAAAGTTCGCGTTACCGATCGCAAGGAGATTCTGGATGATTTCAAATCGGTCTACCGGGCAGAGAACCAAGAACTGGGTGAAAAAGCGTTGAAAGCCTTTGTCGACAAATGGAAAACGGCCTATCCCAAAGTGGCGAAATCGTTGGAAGCGAATCCCTATATTTTCACTTTCTACAGCTTCCCAAAATCCATTTGGCGAAGCATCTATTCAACGAACCTGATCGAATCGTTCAACAAGAACGTAAAGAAATACAGCAAGCGCAAGGAGCAATTTCCGAACGAAGATTCCTTGGATCGCTTCCTGGTTTCCCAGTTCGAAATCTATAACCAGAACTTCTCCACCCGTTGCCATATCGGATTCGATCAAGCTCGTGCAGAGCTGACTGAGATGTTCAAGCAAACCTAATCGATATACATACAAGAAAAGGATTTACTTATTTACACATAATTATTGACGGTCTCATTAATATAAAACCAAGCATTATGAAAGTTACAATTTCACCTGTGAAAAAAGATACAATTCCTAATATCATGGCGTATACCCCGTACCACCTATTGTTCATATGTAAGATCTCTCCTTCGCTTATTATAGTTTTAGTAAACACAATATTTACTTAAGGATACCAGAATAGCCAATTATCGTATCAGCTCAAAGATAAAACGAAAGGACAGACAAAAAAAGAGTGGCTGTGGCCACTCTTTTCTAAAGCGTTTACCCAACAATCGAGTTGGTTTGCTGAAATATTTTTTAAGTACTAGTGAAAAGGCTTTATACCTACAATACAAATATAGAAACGCCAAAAATAAATATCGTAGTGATCAACAGTAACTTAAAGTGTTCGGTTTTCTTATTAATTAACATTTCAACTAGTTGTACAACATTTGATAATCCTATGGAAAGGAGCATACTGAAAAGTAAAATATTCATGTTGTCTGGTGAAGGCCTCTCAGTCGTTAGCGCTGCCACAGAAACGAATATAACTCGAACGGCAAAGTAAGTTGCAACTACATTTGTAAAAAACTTTAAGAAAAAAAACACCTTACTTTTTCTATATTCTGTTTGAATTTTATCTAATATCTTCACTTTCGCCACTTCACTCCTTCATTAATAATCTGATCGGTTTGTTTAAACTAACATGCCAGTAAATATTACATCAGAACACCGTTTACTGCTTTATTTAATTTTTCAATAAGGGCATTAAATCCTTATGAATCAATTAGTTATTGGGATTTTATCTTTGTTAAGTGGAACATATGATTGCTAGCAATGTCTACACAAGAATATTGTTCGGTTATAAAAATAGAGATCGGAGTCAATCAATAAAAATTAGAACTAGTGTAAGGCGCGCTGAAGAAAATAAAGAATAGTTAATATTAAGTTATAGAGTAAGAAAAAGTAGTAAACATCCTATCAGAGAAGAAGGTTTCAATTTTTTCTCTAGCTCTTTTTAGGTGTCTCATAATTCTTTTCAAAATCAATTTATTGTTAGCGTTGGCTAATAATGATTTTGAAAGGAATCGGATAAATTTTTAATTTGAATACATGAAAAATATTCCATTTTATATGATATATTTATGGTGTTATTCAGCACTTAAAGTAGGCAAAGGGGCGTTTATATTGCAATTAACTATTAGCACGACAGGAGACAATGTCAAAGCGGTCTCATACTTACTAGCAAAAAATCCAAATAATTTATATGAAAGAAACCAAAAAGGGCACATGGTACGCATGTTTTACAGCAGGTTTACCGATAAAGAGCTCGAGATGACTATTTTTGTTACGCCAGATCCGATTGAAATGAGCCAGAATGGATCGAATTCCTACGACATTACCCATTATATTAACGATCGAGAATTTGCCGTCAGCAGTATTTTTCTATCAATGATTCGTTCGGCTCTCGGAACAGCGTTGAACGGCCAGCCAAAAGAAGAGTATACGGAATGGGTCACCTATTCATTTCCATTCACTTTTGAACTTGGACCGGTCA
Coding sequences:
- a CDS encoding PF20097 family protein, with the protein product MENHNGLTCPFCQSEMKKGFIQSGTRLAWVPKVSKLSAEPSLTKGSVLLSEQSRFSINHVDAFLCESCKKVIIDYESNEQEQ
- a CDS encoding halocin C8 precursor-like protein; its protein translation is MSIKSFEKVFMLVAVAILLVSSAFSSVGAAQAEGPMFEKGTSNVSQKEFNQIRNTLKKTDEYQVYKKISKINAISTDNIIINTVPGPKGDIAYVEFIFDELAKQSENLAYVQFTYDVANRDVITDQALFAKQMDDDNINIQAVFNLDGKQTEVYNVTVDNEGGLLDQDGLEVSHEDFVANAEKNIKGASQNASENGNEFTAYASFCEYAVGALCGTGGGVACYALAGALGITTGLGGLGLAAICALVGSVGCTAATDQICN
- a CDS encoding ferritin — protein: MLPTNLTEALNAQFNNELQAAHAYIAMASYFSGKGYHGFANFYLIQSREEHVHAMKFYHYLVTMDEQPVLQALTEPRNEYENALDVVEASLAQEKSVTANIYKLVSLADELQEHATLSFLDWFIEEQMEEEKMFRDMIIRIKGIEEGGEYFLKMDDEFAARKLEE
- a CDS encoding ribonuclease E inhibitor RraB, with protein sequence MTVFPNDEDGQVLKMLYKQGVDFKEPQNLDFVIAVPDQKSGEVVLETLRSDGFTCELEQDEEMEEWTCYCFITMLLKYEEIIAIQKRLDELCKPYDGYTEGWGLMVN
- a CDS encoding alpha/beta fold hydrolase encodes the protein MKKILNKKTLFISLFTLALLVILSFTIFFIWSQNTFEAVDDDQIEMEGVIEPEDGWYIYRAENAEKGLILYPGAKVEPEAYGYLAQELSKQNITVAIPSVRLNLSILDVSKADEMIESDDSIEWYVSGHSMGGAAAAMYADQHLDRVNGLILLGAYAASNDYLSESNLPVLSISGSEDGLSTPEKIKENSSNLPETTDFIEIPGGNHAYFGVYGSQSGDNEAQITVSEQQEIIVDLIIDWLENDHSLSQGVS
- a CDS encoding IS256 family transposase; the protein is MTQFTTDIMQALVKKEDISEVFRKHLETAVNTLLQTELTAFLDYEKYDRIGFNSGNSRNGVYTRTLHTEYGDLELSMPRDRNGEFNQQTVAPYKRSNDTLEAFVIHMFQKGVTMSEISDLIEKMYGHHYTPQTISNMTKVMSEQVEAFKSRPLEQRYACVYLDATYIALKRDTVSKEAVYITIGIREDGSKEVLAYTVAPTESAFVWEEVLLDLKERGVEEVLLFISDGLKGITDRIFAVFPDAQYQACCVHLSRGIRHKVRVTDRKEILDDFKSVYRAENQELGEKALKAFVDKWKTAYPKVAKSLEANPYIFTFYSFPKSIWRSIYSTNLIESFNKNVKKYSKRKEQFPNEDSLDRFLVSQFEIYNQNFSTRCHIGFDQARAELTEMFKQT